A genomic segment from Phalacrocorax aristotelis chromosome 16, bGulAri2.1, whole genome shotgun sequence encodes:
- the MBTD1 gene encoding MBT domain-containing protein 1 isoform X8 — MFDGYDSCSEDTSSSSSSDESEEEVAPLPSSLPIIKNNGQVYTYPDGKSGMATCEMCGMVGVRDAFYSKTKRFCSVSCSRSYSSNSKKASILARLQVAGKPPTKKAKVLQKQPLVAKLAAYAQYQATLQNQAKTKAAVPVEGFSWGNYINSNSFTAAPVTCFKHAPMGTCWGDISEGVRVEVPNTDCSLPTKVFWIAGIVKLAGYNALLRYEGFENDSSLDFWCNVCGSDIHPVGWCATSGKPLVPPRTIQHKYTNWKAFLVKRLTGAKTLPPDFSQKVSESMQYPFKTSMRVEVVDKTHLCRTRVAVVESVIGGRLRLVYEESEDKNDDFWCHMYSPLIHHIGWSRSIGHRFKRSDITKKQDGHFDAPPHLFMKVKEVDAAGEWFKEGMKLEAIDPLNLSAICVATIRKVLADGYLMIGIDGSEAADGSDWFCYHATSPSIFPVGFCEINMIELTPPRGYAKLPFKWFDYLRETDSIAAPVKLFNKEVPNHGFHVGMKLEAVDLMEPRLVCVATVTRIIHRLLRIHFDGWEDEYDQWVDCESPDLYPVGWCQLTGYQLQPPAPQSSRDSQSSSSKQKKKAKSQQYKGHKKITSLQLKEELLDGEEYSFLQGASDQESNGSASYYIKQEP; from the exons ATGTTTGACGGTTATGATAGTTGTAGCGAGgacaccagcagcagctccagttCAGATGAGAGTGAAGAGGAGGTTGCTCCTTTGCCATCCAGTCTCCCAATTATAAAGAACAATGGACAGGTCTATACTTACCCAGATGGCAAATCTGGCATGG CTACATGCGAGATGTGTGGAATGGTTGGTGTCCGTGACGCTTTTTACTCTAAAACAAAACGCTTCTGCAGTGTGTCGTGCTCTAGAAGCTATTCATCGAACTCCAAGAAGGCCAGCATTCTGGCCAGGCTTCAGGTAGCG GGTAAACCTCCAACAAAGAAGGCTAAAGTTCTACAAAAACAACCCTTAGTGGCTAAATTAGCAGCGTATGCTCAGTACCAAGCAACTTTACAAAACCAGGCAAAGACTAAAGCAG CTGTCCCTGTGGaaggtttcagctggggtaacTACATCAATAGCAATAGCTTTACAGCAGCTCCTGTTACCTGTTTTAAACAT GCACCTATGGGGACATGCTGGGGTGATATCTCAGAAGGAGTGCGAGTGGAGGTCCCAAACACCGACTGCAGCCTACCTACCAAAGTCTTCTGGATAGCTGGAATTGTAAAATTAGCAG GCTACAATGCTCTGCTACGATACGAAGGCTTTGAAAACGATTCAAGTCTTGACTTCTGGTGCAACGTTTGTGGGTCTGACATCCACCCAGTTGGTTGGTGTGCAACCAGTGGGAAGCCCCTAGTCCCTCCTCGAA CCATCCAACACAAATACACAAACTGGAAAGCTTTTCTAGTGAAACGACTTACTGGTGCCAAAACACTTCCTCCTGACTTTTCTCAGAAG GTGTCTGAGAGTATGCAGTACCCATTCAAAACTTCCATGAGAGTAGAAGTTGTTGACAAAACACACCTTTGTCGAACAAGGGTAGCAGTTGTAGAAAGTGTCATTGGGGGACGGTTAAGATTGGTGTACGAAGAAAGTGAAGACAAAAACGATGACTTCTGGTGCCATATGTACAGTCCACTCATTCATCATATAGGTTGGTCTCGAAGTATAGGACACAGATTCAAAAGATCGG ATATCACAAAGAAACAGGATGGACATTTTGATGCCCCCCCACATTTATTTATGAAG GTAAAAGAGGTTGACGCAGCTGGAGAATGGTTTAAAGAAGGAATGAAATTGGAAGCTATAGACCCCTTAAACCTTTCGGCAATATGTGTGGCAACTATTAGAAAG gTTTTAGCAGATGGCTATCTTATGATTGGGATTGATGGCTCAGAAGCAGCAGATGGGTCTGATTGGTTTTGTTACCATGCCACTTCCCCTTCTATTTTCCCTGTTGGTTTCTGTGAAATTAACATGATTGAACTAACTCCACCCAGAG GTTATGCAAAACTCCCTTTTAAATGGTTTGACTACCTCAGGGAAACTGACTCAATAGCAGCACCTGTAAAGCTTTTCAATAAG gAAGTTCCAAACCATGGGTTTCATGTCGGAATGAAACTGGAGGCCGTTGATCTGATGGAACCTCGCCTGGTATGTGTGGCCACAGTAACTCGCATTATCCATCGTCTTTTGAGGATACACTTTGATGGGTGGGAAGATGAATATGATCAGTGGGTGGATTGTGAGTCCCCAGACCTCTATCCAGTGGGATGGTGTCAGCTAACTGGATATCAACTACAGCCTCCAGCACCACAAT CATCAAGAGATAGCCAGTCAAGTTCatccaaacagaagaaaaaagctaaatCGCAACAGTACAAAGGACATAAGAAAA ttacttCGCTGCAGCTGAAGGAGGAGTTGCTAGATGGAGAAGAGTATAGCTTCCTTCAAGGAGCATCTGATCAGGAAAGCAACGGATCTGCCAGTTACTACATCAAACAGGAACCATGA
- the MBTD1 gene encoding MBT domain-containing protein 1 isoform X4, which yields MLMLLISRRRELGFFLRRSERLRFPGRPRPAGPGPSQGEAAGGGGRAEGRGQRRRAAPAHEGLMENTKDLTEHTSRAERKRRDSFGMFDGYDSCSEDTSSSSSSDESEEEVAPLPSSLPIIKNNGQVYTYPDGKSGMATCEMCGMVGVRDAFYSKTKRFCSVSCSRSYSSNSKKASILARLQVAGKPPTKKAKVLQKQPLVAKLAAYAQYQATLQNQAKTKAAVPVEGFSWGNYINSNSFTAAPVTCFKHAPMGTCWGDISEGVRVEVPNTDCSLPTKVFWIAGIVKLAGYNALLRYEGFENDSSLDFWCNVCGSDIHPVGWCATSGKPLVPPRTIQHKYTNWKAFLVKRLTGAKTLPPDFSQKVSESMQYPFKTSMRVEVVDKTHLCRTRVAVVESVIGGRLRLVYEESEDKNDDFWCHMYSPLIHHIGWSRSIGHRFKRSDITKKQDGHFDAPPHLFMKVKEVDAAGEWFKEGMKLEAIDPLNLSAICVATIRKVLADGYLMIGIDGSEAADGSDWFCYHATSPSIFPVGFCEINMIELTPPRGYAKLPFKWFDYLRETDSIAAPVKLFNKEVPNHGFHVGMKLEAVDLMEPRLVCVATVTRIIHRLLRIHFDGWEDEYDQWVDCESPDLYPVGWCQLTGYQLQPPAPQSSRDSQSSSSKQKKKAKSQQYKGHKKITSLQLKEELLDGEEYSFLQGASDQESNGSASYYIKQEP from the exons ACAGAACATACTTCAcgggcagaaaggaaaagacgTGATTCATTCGGGATGTTTGACGGTTATGATAGTTGTAGCGAGgacaccagcagcagctccagttCAGATGAGAGTGAAGAGGAGGTTGCTCCTTTGCCATCCAGTCTCCCAATTATAAAGAACAATGGACAGGTCTATACTTACCCAGATGGCAAATCTGGCATGG CTACATGCGAGATGTGTGGAATGGTTGGTGTCCGTGACGCTTTTTACTCTAAAACAAAACGCTTCTGCAGTGTGTCGTGCTCTAGAAGCTATTCATCGAACTCCAAGAAGGCCAGCATTCTGGCCAGGCTTCAGGTAGCG GGTAAACCTCCAACAAAGAAGGCTAAAGTTCTACAAAAACAACCCTTAGTGGCTAAATTAGCAGCGTATGCTCAGTACCAAGCAACTTTACAAAACCAGGCAAAGACTAAAGCAG CTGTCCCTGTGGaaggtttcagctggggtaacTACATCAATAGCAATAGCTTTACAGCAGCTCCTGTTACCTGTTTTAAACAT GCACCTATGGGGACATGCTGGGGTGATATCTCAGAAGGAGTGCGAGTGGAGGTCCCAAACACCGACTGCAGCCTACCTACCAAAGTCTTCTGGATAGCTGGAATTGTAAAATTAGCAG GCTACAATGCTCTGCTACGATACGAAGGCTTTGAAAACGATTCAAGTCTTGACTTCTGGTGCAACGTTTGTGGGTCTGACATCCACCCAGTTGGTTGGTGTGCAACCAGTGGGAAGCCCCTAGTCCCTCCTCGAA CCATCCAACACAAATACACAAACTGGAAAGCTTTTCTAGTGAAACGACTTACTGGTGCCAAAACACTTCCTCCTGACTTTTCTCAGAAG GTGTCTGAGAGTATGCAGTACCCATTCAAAACTTCCATGAGAGTAGAAGTTGTTGACAAAACACACCTTTGTCGAACAAGGGTAGCAGTTGTAGAAAGTGTCATTGGGGGACGGTTAAGATTGGTGTACGAAGAAAGTGAAGACAAAAACGATGACTTCTGGTGCCATATGTACAGTCCACTCATTCATCATATAGGTTGGTCTCGAAGTATAGGACACAGATTCAAAAGATCGG ATATCACAAAGAAACAGGATGGACATTTTGATGCCCCCCCACATTTATTTATGAAG GTAAAAGAGGTTGACGCAGCTGGAGAATGGTTTAAAGAAGGAATGAAATTGGAAGCTATAGACCCCTTAAACCTTTCGGCAATATGTGTGGCAACTATTAGAAAG gTTTTAGCAGATGGCTATCTTATGATTGGGATTGATGGCTCAGAAGCAGCAGATGGGTCTGATTGGTTTTGTTACCATGCCACTTCCCCTTCTATTTTCCCTGTTGGTTTCTGTGAAATTAACATGATTGAACTAACTCCACCCAGAG GTTATGCAAAACTCCCTTTTAAATGGTTTGACTACCTCAGGGAAACTGACTCAATAGCAGCACCTGTAAAGCTTTTCAATAAG gAAGTTCCAAACCATGGGTTTCATGTCGGAATGAAACTGGAGGCCGTTGATCTGATGGAACCTCGCCTGGTATGTGTGGCCACAGTAACTCGCATTATCCATCGTCTTTTGAGGATACACTTTGATGGGTGGGAAGATGAATATGATCAGTGGGTGGATTGTGAGTCCCCAGACCTCTATCCAGTGGGATGGTGTCAGCTAACTGGATATCAACTACAGCCTCCAGCACCACAAT CATCAAGAGATAGCCAGTCAAGTTCatccaaacagaagaaaaaagctaaatCGCAACAGTACAAAGGACATAAGAAAA ttacttCGCTGCAGCTGAAGGAGGAGTTGCTAGATGGAGAAGAGTATAGCTTCCTTCAAGGAGCATCTGATCAGGAAAGCAACGGATCTGCCAGTTACTACATCAAACAGGAACCATGA
- the MBTD1 gene encoding MBT domain-containing protein 1 isoform X5: MLMLLISRRRELGFFLRRSERLRFPGRPRPAGPGPSQGEAAGGGGRAEGRGQRRRAAPAHEGLMENTKDLTEHTSRAERKRRDSFGMFDGYDSCSEDTSSSSSSDESEEEVAPLPSSLPIIKNNGQVYTYPDGKSGMATCEMCGMVGVRDAFYSKTKRFCSVSCSRSYSSNSKKASILARLQGKPPTKKAKVLQKQPLVAKLAAYAQYQATLQNQAKTKAAVPVEGFSWGNYINSNSFTAAPVTCFKHAPMGTCWGDISEGVRVEVPNTDCSLPTKVFWIAGIVKLAGYNALLRYEGFENDSSLDFWCNVCGSDIHPVGWCATSGKPLVPPRTIQHKYTNWKAFLVKRLTGAKTLPPDFSQKVSESMQYPFKTSMRVEVVDKTHLCRTRVAVVESVIGGRLRLVYEESEDKNDDFWCHMYSPLIHHIGWSRSIGHRFKRSDITKKQDGHFDAPPHLFMKVKEVDAAGEWFKEGMKLEAIDPLNLSAICVATIRKVLADGYLMIGIDGSEAADGSDWFCYHATSPSIFPVGFCEINMIELTPPRGYAKLPFKWFDYLRETDSIAAPVKLFNKEVPNHGFHVGMKLEAVDLMEPRLVCVATVTRIIHRLLRIHFDGWEDEYDQWVDCESPDLYPVGWCQLTGYQLQPPAPQSSRDSQSSSSKQKKKAKSQQYKGHKKITSLQLKEELLDGEEYSFLQGASDQESNGSASYYIKQEP, encoded by the exons ACAGAACATACTTCAcgggcagaaaggaaaagacgTGATTCATTCGGGATGTTTGACGGTTATGATAGTTGTAGCGAGgacaccagcagcagctccagttCAGATGAGAGTGAAGAGGAGGTTGCTCCTTTGCCATCCAGTCTCCCAATTATAAAGAACAATGGACAGGTCTATACTTACCCAGATGGCAAATCTGGCATGG CTACATGCGAGATGTGTGGAATGGTTGGTGTCCGTGACGCTTTTTACTCTAAAACAAAACGCTTCTGCAGTGTGTCGTGCTCTAGAAGCTATTCATCGAACTCCAAGAAGGCCAGCATTCTGGCCAGGCTTCAG GGTAAACCTCCAACAAAGAAGGCTAAAGTTCTACAAAAACAACCCTTAGTGGCTAAATTAGCAGCGTATGCTCAGTACCAAGCAACTTTACAAAACCAGGCAAAGACTAAAGCAG CTGTCCCTGTGGaaggtttcagctggggtaacTACATCAATAGCAATAGCTTTACAGCAGCTCCTGTTACCTGTTTTAAACAT GCACCTATGGGGACATGCTGGGGTGATATCTCAGAAGGAGTGCGAGTGGAGGTCCCAAACACCGACTGCAGCCTACCTACCAAAGTCTTCTGGATAGCTGGAATTGTAAAATTAGCAG GCTACAATGCTCTGCTACGATACGAAGGCTTTGAAAACGATTCAAGTCTTGACTTCTGGTGCAACGTTTGTGGGTCTGACATCCACCCAGTTGGTTGGTGTGCAACCAGTGGGAAGCCCCTAGTCCCTCCTCGAA CCATCCAACACAAATACACAAACTGGAAAGCTTTTCTAGTGAAACGACTTACTGGTGCCAAAACACTTCCTCCTGACTTTTCTCAGAAG GTGTCTGAGAGTATGCAGTACCCATTCAAAACTTCCATGAGAGTAGAAGTTGTTGACAAAACACACCTTTGTCGAACAAGGGTAGCAGTTGTAGAAAGTGTCATTGGGGGACGGTTAAGATTGGTGTACGAAGAAAGTGAAGACAAAAACGATGACTTCTGGTGCCATATGTACAGTCCACTCATTCATCATATAGGTTGGTCTCGAAGTATAGGACACAGATTCAAAAGATCGG ATATCACAAAGAAACAGGATGGACATTTTGATGCCCCCCCACATTTATTTATGAAG GTAAAAGAGGTTGACGCAGCTGGAGAATGGTTTAAAGAAGGAATGAAATTGGAAGCTATAGACCCCTTAAACCTTTCGGCAATATGTGTGGCAACTATTAGAAAG gTTTTAGCAGATGGCTATCTTATGATTGGGATTGATGGCTCAGAAGCAGCAGATGGGTCTGATTGGTTTTGTTACCATGCCACTTCCCCTTCTATTTTCCCTGTTGGTTTCTGTGAAATTAACATGATTGAACTAACTCCACCCAGAG GTTATGCAAAACTCCCTTTTAAATGGTTTGACTACCTCAGGGAAACTGACTCAATAGCAGCACCTGTAAAGCTTTTCAATAAG gAAGTTCCAAACCATGGGTTTCATGTCGGAATGAAACTGGAGGCCGTTGATCTGATGGAACCTCGCCTGGTATGTGTGGCCACAGTAACTCGCATTATCCATCGTCTTTTGAGGATACACTTTGATGGGTGGGAAGATGAATATGATCAGTGGGTGGATTGTGAGTCCCCAGACCTCTATCCAGTGGGATGGTGTCAGCTAACTGGATATCAACTACAGCCTCCAGCACCACAAT CATCAAGAGATAGCCAGTCAAGTTCatccaaacagaagaaaaaagctaaatCGCAACAGTACAAAGGACATAAGAAAA ttacttCGCTGCAGCTGAAGGAGGAGTTGCTAGATGGAGAAGAGTATAGCTTCCTTCAAGGAGCATCTGATCAGGAAAGCAACGGATCTGCCAGTTACTACATCAAACAGGAACCATGA